CCATACGATTCGTGGTTCAAACCTACGACCACAGCGAACGGAAATACTTCGCATCGACGGCCGTCTGGTCCAGGCATTGCTGCGTGCTCAACTCTTTCCAGCTGTGCCGGCCCTTGTACTCACTGTGCAGGGAGAAGATCCCTTCGTAACCCAGCTTCCGCAGTACATCGACGTATTCAGGAATCGGTGAAATGCCGTCTGCCACGGGAACCGTTTTGACTTCCCATTTCTGATGGCCTTTCTTATCGCGACCTTCACCCCGCTCCCAGGAAAAGTTCTTCACCGCACACAATGAAATCCAGGGAGCCAGCAGATCGAGGCCCTGCCGCCAGCCGTCGCCGCTCCCCTCTTTGACCATGTGCAGCATATCCACGTACGCCCCGACTTCCTGCGGCGAGTAATCCTGGATCAGCTGATACAGCTGTGTTCCATGCGAAGGCAGAAACGCATTCGAGTGCACGTGCACGCAGGACAGAATTTCGTACTTCTGACACAGCTTCGCAACGTTGCCGATTTTCTTCGTCGTCTCTTTCAGCTGCTGCGCCAGCGTGCCGAACGGCTTGTAGCGGTAATAGCCGATCTTGATCCGGTCGATGCCCTGTTCCTGCGCGGTCGCCAGAATCCGTTCGGCGTTTTTGTCGGGCTCTTCAATCATCGTCGTCAGAAACAGGATCTTCACACCCGCCTCTTTCGCCGCCGCACATGCCTGCGGCAGTTCCTGCTCGGCATTCTCAGGCAAGATGTGCCCCTTGGGCCGCACGGTCAGATCGAGGCCGTCCAGGCCGATCGACTTGAACGCTTTACACACCTCGGGAATCGGCATGTCCTGAAAGCTCTTCGTGAACGCCCCCAGTTGATAACCGCCCGCCGACTTCTCTTTTTTCGTTTCGCCCGCCTGCACAGACGTTGTTTCCGCTGCGCCGCCGGCCAGCATGGTGCCCGCCAGGGCCGAGAGAGACGCCTGTTTCAGAAAATCCCGTCGGGGAAGCCGATTATGAGGGTGGGGAGTATTCCGCATGTTGAAAACCTTCTTTATGATCAGTTGTCGGGTAGAATTCGAGGGAGATCTTTATATAGAGTATGATCACCGTTCGACCCATTTTCTACCGGTATTGACCGTTTTACTGAAATCCCAAAAGAACCACTGTCCGCATGTCTGATCCGCTCACCCTGATCGCCACGTCCACCTTTGGACTCGAAGCCGTCGTCGCCCGCGAACTGAAGCAGCTGGGCTACGAAGACCAGACCGTCGAAAACGGGCGCGTCATGTTCCAGGCGGATAAAGCAGCGATCTGCCGCTGCAATCTCTGGCTCCGCAGTGCCGACCGCATCCTGATCTGCCTCGGCGAATTCACGGCTCTCGACTTCGATGATCTCTTCGACGAAACCCGCGACCTGGAATGGGAACGCTGGCTGCCCCCCTCCGCACGCTTTCCCGTGCGAGCCACCGCGGTCCGCTCCAAAATCAACAGCGCCAAAAACTCCCAGAAGATGGTCAAGAAAGCGATCGCCGAACGCCTCAAGGATCATTACATCAAAGACTGGTTCCCCGAAGACGGCCCCATGTACTCGGTCAGCGTCTCGATCCTCAAAGATCGCGCCAC
This window of the Gimesia chilikensis genome carries:
- a CDS encoding sugar phosphate isomerase/epimerase family protein, which encodes MRNTPHPHNRLPRRDFLKQASLSALAGTMLAGGAAETTSVQAGETKKEKSAGGYQLGAFTKSFQDMPIPEVCKAFKSIGLDGLDLTVRPKGHILPENAEQELPQACAAAKEAGVKILFLTTMIEEPDKNAERILATAQEQGIDRIKIGYYRYKPFGTLAQQLKETTKKIGNVAKLCQKYEILSCVHVHSNAFLPSHGTQLYQLIQDYSPQEVGAYVDMLHMVKEGSGDGWRQGLDLLAPWISLCAVKNFSWERGEGRDKKGHQKWEVKTVPVADGISPIPEYVDVLRKLGYEGIFSLHSEYKGRHSWKELSTQQCLDQTAVDAKYFRSLWS